One genomic window of Thermodesulfobacteriota bacterium includes the following:
- a CDS encoding aminodeoxychorismate/anthranilate synthase component II, whose product MLLMIDNYDSFTYNLVQYFMELGSEVVVHRNDAITVDEIEPLAPERIVISPGPCDPTKAGISVEVIRHFAGKLPLLGVCLGHQALGYAFGAEVVRADRLMHGKTSMVHHDGKTIFSGIENPFEANRYHSLILKKDTIPDCFEISAWTDTDEVMGIRHKEHTLEGVQFHPESILTGEGKNILRNFLDLTV is encoded by the coding sequence ATGCTCCTTATGATAGACAACTACGACTCCTTCACCTACAACCTGGTCCAGTACTTCATGGAGCTCGGCTCGGAGGTCGTGGTCCACAGGAACGACGCCATAACGGTGGACGAGATAGAACCCCTCGCCCCGGAGAGGATAGTCATCTCCCCGGGCCCGTGCGACCCGACAAAGGCGGGTATATCGGTAGAGGTGATAAGGCATTTCGCCGGGAAGCTGCCGCTTCTCGGTGTGTGTCTCGGCCATCAGGCGCTCGGCTACGCGTTCGGCGCGGAGGTCGTAAGGGCCGACCGCCTGATGCACGGGAAGACCTCAATGGTCCACCACGACGGCAAGACCATATTTAGCGGCATCGAAAATCCCTTCGAGGCCAACCGCTACCATTCGCTCATCTTAAAGAAGGACACGATCCCGGACTGCTTCGAGATAAGCGCTTGGACCGATACCGATGAGGTGATGGGCATACGGCACAAAGAGCATACGTTAGAGGGGGTCCAGTTCCACCCCGAGTCGATACTCACCGGCGAGGGAAAAAATATATTGAGAAACTTCCTCGACTTAACGGTATAA